In one window of Acanthochromis polyacanthus isolate Apoly-LR-REF ecotype Palm Island chromosome 8, KAUST_Apoly_ChrSc, whole genome shotgun sequence DNA:
- the dnajb9a gene encoding dnaJ homolog subfamily B member 9a: MATAQSVATFAVCVLMITELILAKKDYYDILGVPKGSTERQIKKAFHRLAMKYHPDKNKSPDAEVRFREIAEAYETLSDETRRQEYDRFGDTSEYFTGETKGRQRQGTHQPFSFNFDDIFKDFDIYSHNRHARHRRHFDEHSRSHKDSHSRHKRHFQGGFGAGIFDDMFDDMERMFTFDRHGKQTENRFHSASKQHCRTVTQRRGNMVTTYTDCTAS, translated from the exons ATGGCAACTGCACAGTCTGTGGCAACGTTTGCAGTGTGCGTCCTCATGATAACAGAGCTCATACTGGCCAAGAAGGACTACTATGATATCCTGGGAGTACCAAAAGGGTCTACTGAGCGCCAGATAAAGAAGGCTTTCCACAGACTTGCAATGAAATATCACCCAGATAAGAACAAGAGCCCGGACGCTGAAGTGAGATTCAGGGAAATTGCAGAAG CTTATGAAACTTTGTCAGATGAGACCAGAAGACAAGAGTATGACAGGTTTGGTGACACCTCTGAATACTTCACTGGGGAGACAAAAGGCAGACAAAGACAGGGCACCCATCAGCCTTTCAGCTTCAACTTTGACGACATATTTAAGGACTTTGACATCTACAGCCACAACAGGCATGCCCGTCACCGACGACACTTTGATGAACACTCCAGGTCCCACAAGGACTCCCACAGCAGACATAAGAGACACTTTCAAGGTGGTTTTGGAGCAGGTATCTTTGATGATATGTTTGATGACATGGAGAGAATGTTTACCTTTGACAGACATggcaaacagactgaaaacagatttcataGTGCATCGAAGCAACACTGTAGAACGGTAACACAGCGCAGAGGAAACATGGTAACCACATACACAGACTGTACTGCATCCTAA